One Candidatus Zixiibacteriota bacterium genomic window carries:
- a CDS encoding fibronectin type III domain-containing protein: MLALLFENFNTFNNTSFPSSQDYYGGNTSVAITDITNWQYVMMADMDVGATAAPNSPTLNIPLNGFLTGYQSVWFDWSNELCTSEYHIQIDDEPTFSTLIYEDSTLAYSCLDYSFHYNPDGWYYWRVRAGNSSGWSGWTENRSLMMDRKKPWGSVASSPDTATSSSFAVTWTVGQDSVPSSGICTYNILADTGAGSLVYWLTGVDSLSAEFTGAVSGRTYYFQARAVDCALNQEIQDPWWVPECSTYVNISGYEYLPGDANMYNGLWPPMVIGGDVTFLVNYFKGTSNPCLLDGFYASADVNGDCLVMGSDVIRLVAYFRGSGIIQYCSTYEPIWHNTSELPTSAPSGWPNCEP; this comes from the coding sequence ATGTTGGCCCTTCTCTTCGAGAATTTTAATACTTTTAATAATACAAGCTTTCCATCATCTCAGGATTATTATGGCGGAAATACTTCAGTAGCTATCACCGATATTACTAACTGGCAGTACGTTATGATGGCCGATATGGATGTGGGCGCTACTGCGGCGCCTAATTCCCCGACTTTAAATATACCTCTTAATGGTTTCCTTACCGGCTACCAGAGTGTTTGGTTTGATTGGAGCAACGAATTATGCACCTCTGAATATCATATTCAAATTGATGATGAACCAACATTCAGCACGCTTATTTATGAGGACAGCACGCTTGCCTATAGCTGCTTAGATTATTCATTCCATTACAATCCGGATGGCTGGTATTATTGGCGCGTCAGGGCTGGCAATAGTTCCGGCTGGTCAGGTTGGACAGAGAACCGAAGCCTCATGATGGACAGAAAAAAGCCGTGGGGAAGCGTAGCTTCTTCGCCTGATACGGCAACTTCATCATCGTTTGCAGTAACTTGGACAGTAGGCCAAGACTCTGTGCCCTCAAGCGGTATCTGTACATATAATATTTTAGCTGATACTGGTGCCGGATCGTTGGTTTACTGGTTAACAGGAGTTGATTCCCTATCGGCCGAATTTACAGGAGCTGTCAGCGGCAGAACTTACTATTTCCAGGCAAGAGCAGTAGACTGCGCACTAAATCAGGAAATACAGGATCCATGGTGGGTTCCCGAATGCAGTACTTATGTCAATATATCCGGCTATGAATATCTCCCCGGCGATGCCAACATGTATAATGGACTCTGGCCGCCAATGGTTATTGGCGGGGATGTAACGTTCTTAGTGAATTATTTCAAAGGCACAAGCAATCCTTGCCTGCTTGACGGCTTTTACGCCTCAGCAGATGTGAACGGCGATTGTTTAGTTATGGGCAGTGATGTAATCAGATTGGTTGCCTATTTTAGAGGCTCAGGCATAATACAATATTGCTCTACCTATGAACCGATTTGGCATAACACATCCGAACTACCGACCAGCGCGCCCTCCGGATGGCCGAATTGCGAACCGTAG
- the gyrB gene encoding DNA topoisomerase (ATP-hydrolyzing) subunit B has translation MQDIPEKNSVLIPANMEASYTAKTIQVLKGLEAVRRRPAMYIGDVGTRGLHHLVYEVVDNSVDEAMAGYCDLITVTLNKGDSVTVQDNGRGIPVDIHPTQKKPALEVVMTMLHAGGKFDHQTYKVSGGLHGVGVSVVNALSSKCEVEISRDGDVYYQKYKEGTPATTVDKIGKRKQTGTKTTFIPDLKIFNKIEFKFDTLASRFRELAFLNAGLKIILNDERGDEFKTKEFFQKGGIAEFVQHINCNKNVIFNRPIYFHKERDSVDAEVAIQYTDGYSENIFSYVNNINTIEGGFHLIGFKTALTRTLNNYAVKNKLFKNGDSLLIGEDTREGLTAVLSVKVVDPQFEGQTKTKLGNSEVKGIIESLVGENLGIFLEENPSVGKKIIEKCKSASHSREAARKARELVRRKSALESSALPGKLADCSLTDPSLCEIYIVEGDSAGGSAKQGRDRKFQAILPLKGKILNVEKARIDKILSNDEIRAMITALGTGIGDEFNTDKARYHKIIIMTDADIDGSHIRTLILTFFYRYMKPLLEAGHVYIAQPPLYRLKKGKQEFYAYDDEERDRITERFGGSGVSLQRYKGLGEMNPEQLWKTTMNPETRTLLQVNLENAAEADIIFTTLMGDQVAPRRKFIEEHAKYVRNLDV, from the coding sequence ATGCAGGACATCCCTGAAAAAAACAGCGTTTTAATACCGGCTAATATGGAAGCATCTTACACTGCTAAAACAATCCAGGTCTTAAAAGGGCTCGAGGCTGTTCGCAGACGCCCGGCTATGTATATCGGCGATGTTGGCACAAGAGGGCTTCATCATTTGGTATATGAGGTTGTTGATAACTCTGTCGATGAAGCGATGGCTGGCTATTGCGATTTAATAACTGTAACCTTAAACAAAGGCGATTCTGTTACAGTACAAGACAATGGGCGAGGTATTCCGGTTGATATTCATCCCACTCAGAAGAAACCAGCGCTTGAAGTTGTAATGACAATGCTTCATGCCGGCGGCAAATTCGACCATCAAACATACAAAGTCTCCGGCGGTCTTCATGGCGTTGGTGTATCGGTTGTCAATGCTCTCTCATCTAAATGCGAGGTTGAAATCTCAAGGGATGGCGATGTTTATTATCAGAAATATAAAGAAGGCACTCCGGCAACAACGGTTGACAAAATTGGCAAACGTAAACAAACCGGCACCAAAACTACTTTCATACCCGATTTAAAGATTTTTAACAAAATCGAATTCAAATTCGATACACTCGCTTCACGGTTCCGTGAATTGGCATTTCTAAATGCCGGCTTGAAAATTATCCTTAATGATGAGCGCGGTGATGAGTTCAAGACCAAGGAGTTTTTTCAGAAAGGCGGAATTGCTGAATTTGTACAGCATATTAATTGTAATAAAAATGTTATATTCAATCGACCAATATATTTCCATAAGGAACGCGATTCAGTTGATGCTGAGGTAGCAATTCAATACACCGACGGCTACTCGGAAAATATCTTTTCCTATGTGAATAACATTAATACTATCGAGGGCGGTTTTCACCTTATCGGTTTTAAAACAGCTCTTACCCGAACATTAAATAATTATGCCGTTAAGAACAAACTGTTTAAAAATGGCGATTCGCTGCTTATCGGCGAGGATACACGTGAAGGATTAACGGCTGTATTGTCAGTTAAGGTGGTCGATCCTCAGTTTGAAGGACAAACAAAAACCAAGCTTGGCAATTCCGAGGTAAAGGGAATCATAGAATCGTTAGTGGGCGAAAATTTGGGCATATTCCTCGAGGAAAATCCATCCGTTGGCAAGAAAATTATCGAGAAATGCAAATCCGCCTCCCATTCAAGAGAGGCTGCCCGTAAAGCCCGCGAACTCGTACGCCGTAAAAGCGCGCTCGAATCAAGCGCTTTGCCGGGCAAGCTGGCGGATTGTTCTCTAACGGACCCGTCATTGTGCGAGATTTACATAGTCGAGGGTGATTCTGCGGGCGGTTCCGCCAAGCAGGGACGCGACCGCAAGTTTCAGGCTATCTTGCCGCTTAAGGGGAAAATCCTGAATGTCGAAAAAGCCCGCATTGATAAGATTCTCTCCAATGATGAGATAAGGGCAATGATTACCGCTTTGGGTACCGGTATCGGCGATGAATTCAACACTGATAAGGCTCGCTACCATAAGATTATAATCATGACTGATGCCGATATTGACGGTTCGCATATTCGGACATTGATACTCACTTTCTTCTATAGGTATATGAAGCCATTGCTCGAAGCGGGGCATGTATATATTGCTCAGCCGCCGCTATACCGCCTTAAGAAAGGCAAACAGGAATTTTATGCTTACGATGACGAGGAGCGCGATCGCATCACCGAACGTTTTGGCGGCAGCGGTGTATCGCTTCAACGCTACAAAGGTCTTGGCGAAATGAATCCCGAACAGCTCTGGAAAACCACGATGAATCCCGAAACCAGAACCCTGCTTCAGGTTAATTTGGAAAACGCCGCTGAGGCTGATATTATATTCACCACGTTGATGGGCGACCAAGTAGCTCCGCGCCGCAAGTTCATAGAAGAGCATGCGAAGTATGTGCGTAATTTGGATGTGTGA
- a CDS encoding GYD domain-containing protein produces the protein MKTFILMTKLSPEVSQQMKNRAKLGRSWLEQVREKCPDVKFIAHYALLGPHDFMDIYEAPDDETAAKVSMISMANGAFSAESWSTIQYKRFVELSEEI, from the coding sequence ATGAAGACATTCATTTTAATGACCAAGCTTTCGCCTGAGGTATCGCAGCAAATGAAAAATCGGGCGAAATTGGGACGCTCTTGGCTTGAGCAAGTCAGGGAGAAATGCCCGGATGTAAAATTTATCGCTCATTATGCGCTCTTAGGCCCGCATGATTTCATGGATATCTATGAAGCGCCGGATGATGAGACAGCCGCCAAGGTTTCAATGATAAGCATGGCTAATGGAGCATTCAGCGCCGAAAGCTGGTCGACAATTCAGTATAAAAGATTCGTGGAACTATCTGAAGAGATTTAA
- a CDS encoding DUF721 domain-containing protein, with product MSNENVIRIGDLLKKTLESAGIADKVDRQMAVAFWTEIVGPQLAQKTTALKVEKDVLKVRAVSSPWRNELIFFKKVILKKIAERIGEGKINDIYFY from the coding sequence ATGAGTAATGAAAATGTAATCAGAATAGGAGACCTTCTAAAGAAAACGCTCGAGTCAGCTGGCATCGCCGACAAAGTCGATCGGCAAATGGCAGTTGCATTCTGGACTGAAATTGTCGGGCCTCAACTGGCTCAAAAAACGACAGCTTTGAAAGTTGAAAAAGATGTTTTAAAAGTCAGGGCAGTTTCATCACCTTGGCGAAATGAGCTTATTTTTTTTAAAAAGGTAATCCTGAAAAAAATCGCCGAGAGGATTGGCGAGGGTAAAATTAATGACATCTATTTCTATTAG
- a CDS encoding pyridoxine 5'-phosphate synthase yields MARITVILDEVINLAQYGNTGEPNPAKAAALCELAGAGGVALQMDVSDITPRYERTVKSVKDVLGIPLALIMPAHEKAVEKTIELSPNMAVLNDYIDNDDNYITRLQIANIVTAVKVLPEIAYVKTAAKRKADYIAIDTTSFCEEKSLSIRVDILNNISKAAALAERLSMGVIAAGPLTLADIDKLARVEQIEDFFIGHELISKAVLFGFEKAIAVVRDEIGG; encoded by the coding sequence ATGGCGCGAATTACAGTTATACTTGATGAGGTTATTAATCTTGCCCAATACGGCAATACCGGCGAACCAAATCCCGCTAAGGCCGCTGCTTTATGCGAACTGGCCGGCGCTGGTGGTGTCGCTTTGCAGATGGATGTTAGCGATATCACGCCCCGTTATGAACGTACCGTGAAAAGCGTAAAGGATGTGCTTGGGATTCCTTTGGCGTTGATAATGCCGGCGCATGAAAAAGCAGTCGAAAAAACGATAGAGCTTAGCCCAAACATGGCTGTATTAAATGATTATATAGATAATGATGATAATTATATCACTCGGCTTCAGATTGCTAACATTGTTACTGCCGTAAAAGTTTTACCTGAGATTGCTTATGTAAAAACAGCCGCTAAAAGAAAAGCAGATTATATAGCCATAGATACGACATCATTCTGTGAGGAGAAAAGCCTTTCTATAAGAGTTGATATACTGAATAATATATCTAAAGCCGCCGCTTTAGCCGAACGGCTGTCGATGGGAGTAATTGCAGCCGGTCCGCTTACTCTGGCAGATATTGACAAGCTGGCGCGGGTCGAGCAGATTGAGGATTTCTTCATCGGGCATGAGCTAATATCAAAGGCGGTGCTGTTTGGTTTCGAGAAAGCTATTGCAGTTGTTCGAGATGAGATAGGGGGGTAG